The genomic window AATAGAAGGAGAAACAGGTTCAGTACCGACTATTTTTAATGGTGTCCAAACAGCAAATTCAACTTTACCTGATGTGCCGGACGGTTCAACAGCTGCTGATGTTGAAACTACAATTCATTCACACCCAACAGAAGTACAAGTCGAAGGTAATACAGCATATCCTCAAACTGCAACATGGCCATCTTATAACGATAGAGGGACATTTAGTAATTACAATACAAATATAATTGTTGGAAGATTAGGTTCTTCAACCGTTACAAGAAATGCTGATAATAGCTTTAAGTATAGTCATAAACCTGTTGGTGCTGTTATTTATAATAGTAATTCAACTGAAAGAATTCGACTAACTAAAAATGCCATCAAAAAAATTGTAAATCATCAAAATAACTAAACAGTATGAAATCACTACTTTTTTTGTATTTTCTTATCATTTCACTCATTGTTTCAGGTCAAGAAAATCAAGAGAATATAAATTTGATTATTACAATTAATGATGAGCTGGTTATTAGTGGCATACAAAGGTCAAAAGTTTTCATTAATACAATAAATAATGAAAAAGATACAATAAGTTGCCAATATAACCCAGGTAAATTTATAGTATTTGATAATAACAAATTAAAATCAGATACAACGCAAAGAATAACTTTAAGCATGTGGTATCAAAAAATGCAAAAGGAAAATAGTAGCTTTTATTATTACGAAATAGAATTAGAAAAAAGTTGGTTTGAACAATCCTTTATTATATTGAGAATATATAATTTAGATAAAAGAAAATTTAGAAAAAAATACTATCCTTTAAAAGGGAAAAAGTATACTTACGAAATTGATTTACCTAGTAACTCTATAACACGTATAAGGAAAAGATAATTTACAACAAGTAGAAAATTAATTAAAACCGTAGATTAAATCATATCTGTGGTGCCCATTTCAAATGATTTTTAAAAAACAACGTCCCAATATTGGGATAGTATATTATAATAGATTAAAAAACAATACTTCGACTGGCTCATCACAAGTGAGATAAGAAAGTTCTTTGAAATTTTGGATAAAAGGAGGAAAATATAACAGTAAAATTATATAGATTTCGGTATTATGTTCTGTTATTTATGATTTATACATCTGAATCTTCTGTTTTCTGCAATTCTTTGCGCTTTTGCTTCAGCAATTTGTTTAGAAAACATAGTTTTATCGGGTATTTTTCCTTCAAAAGCTTCACTCGGTGTCAAACCGTATAAAGGCAAATAAGGTTTATTATTATATTCTGTTACGGCTTTTTCAAGCTGTTTTACGGTTTGTTCAAAGTTTTGTATTTCAGCAGGAAAAGAAAGTCGTATTTAATGCGTTTATTTACGGCTTCAATTCCTGAAACAAGTTCAGGACAGACAATACTGTTTGAAAATATTACATTATTTGTCAGTACAACATCAAATTTGTAATTGAATATGAAAAATTATCTTGATATTATAATTTTTCTTGTTTCAATTGTATTATTTCTGTTAACTTTTATAAAATATGTTCCTTTGTTAAGATTTGATAAATCTATTGATTGGTATTCATTTATGTTGTTTTTTGAAAAAACAAGTTTACCTGTTAAGTCATAAATTTTAATATTTGCATTTTTTGCATTATCAATTATTATTTTATTGTCTGAAGGGTTGGGATATATATTTATTCTGTTATAAAATTCTGAAACAGAAACTGCCTGTAAGTCTGTCAATCTAATTTGTTTGGCATTATGAATTTCTCTGTTGTTCACATCATTGTCATCATTATTTCCTATTACAGCCACAAGATATAATTCATCTAAATTCCATTCATCTAAAACATCAAAACTATATTCTTTACTGAAAGTATCTCCTGTATTTGTTGATTCTGTAATAATATCCCCTAATCTTGAAGATATTGCATCTCTGACAGTAAATCTGTGTGTCCATTTACCGGAAGCACCACTTTGAGTTTCTGAAGTAATGTTGTCTTCTGTTATCCAAAGAGAAACTCCGATATCTTGAGAAAAATCATCAAGAAACTCTCCTGTAACAGTAATATTATATGAGGTCGAAGTGTGGTCTCCATATATATTTACAGTTACAAATGCAGGAATATTTGTTCTTTCATCAATACGATTTGTTCCTTGTGGGGGAGCATCCCAAAATACTGGACCCGGGTCTGTTCCTTGATAGTTGTCATTGTCAAGACCGTTGTAATGGCGGTCAAACATACCTGCCGGTGTAAAAGTACTTCCTCCTGCATTATAAAATTCACGATGAGCCAAACTTTCTTCTATTGTTAACCAGTCTGTGCCGTAACCTGAATGATGTGTAATAATAACAAAATTCGGATTAACATCCATATGTGCTTCAATTGCAGATAATGTATAAGGGCAAGACCCGCAATTTTCTGTTGTAAATTGTTCTAAAACAACGGTTCGCTGAACTGATTTTGATTGTGCAAAAGCAAATATGCTGATAAACAATGTAATACTTAATAACAATCCTTTTTTCATAATTTCAAAATTATTTTAATTTTACAACAGCTTTAACCGGTTGATGATCTGAATATTCAAAACCAACATCAATATTATTTACAGAAACAGCCTCAATATTAGGAGATAATAAATAAAAATCAATAACAGTAGTTAAAGTTTTACCTTTTATATAAGGCGTTGCAACTCTTCTGTTTGTAGGTAATTTATTATCATACAGCCAATGCCAATCTTCTAAATAATCTTCGTCAATATTTGTTCTTGTTTCATTGTCCATAATATTATCCTTGAAATTTGGTTTGAAACCGGGAGGACATTGATTCCAATCCCCGCCAACTATAATATAATTACCTTTATTATATTCTTCTGTAAGGAATGTTTTTAAATATTCCATTTGCTGTTCTTTCAAAGAACCGTCATCATATGCAGAGTTATGTGTATTAATTATAAGAAGTTTTTTATCATTACTTAAATTATAACTATTTACTAAAAAACAACGGTCTAAAAAGAACAAACCCAATGGCCATGAATAATTACCCGGAAACGAATATCTGATTGAACCGGCAGGAACATACTTGCTGACAGTCATTAAACCTGAATTAACACTACCCATAGGGTCAGTTATTGGTTGAGGAACAAAAAACACATCATAGTTTTTACCGTAAGTACAGTTTCTTTCAGGTAACATATTTGCTATTGTATCGTATTGATTATAATGATAACTTCTTTTAGCATCTTTATCAACTTCTTGGAAAAGAATAAAATCAATATTCTCATCAGCTTGTATAAATTGCTTTACTCCTTGTAAATTTTTTTTGACATTTTCTTCGCTTGGTCTTACATTTTCTCCGCCGTCATAGAAAAAATCCATTTCTTTGTTCAGTCCGCAATATCCTATATTCCAAACCATTAAGCTTATTTGGGATGAGTCACTTAATAGTTCCGGTTTGTCGGATTCAAAAACTGTTGTTTTTTCATCAGGTTTATAATCATCTATTGTAGCGTAAATCAAAAAAACGGCAAAAGCAATAACAACAACTATTATTATATACAATATAAATTTAAGAATTTTCTTCATGATTGTAATTTTGGTTTATCAGAATAATTAATAAAATTTTTTAAAATCAGACTTTAAACCCCGAAACAAGTGCGGGGCAGGCTTTTGAACCCCGAAACAAGTGCGGGGCAGGCTTTTAAACTTTAAACTTTGAACTTTGAACTTTAAACTTTGAACTGATTAGGTTTATCATTCAAAATTAATTTTTTTACATTAATATTTAAAATATTAATGAATTTATTTTAAATTTGTATTGATAACTAAAAAAAATATAAACATATACTGATGAAAAAACTTATTCTGTTGATTTCTGCTTTATTTATACTTACAGGTTTATTTGCTCAAGAAGATGATGATGAAAAGAAAGAAAAAGTTAAAACAGGTTTCAGTATGGGTGGTGTGCCCGTTGTTGCTTATGATGCTGATACAGGTTTTAAATACGGAGGTCTTGTAAACTTTTATCATTACGGCGACGGCAGCAATTATCCTAATTACGATCATTCCCTGTACCTTGAATGGTCAAGAACAACCAAAGGCAGCGGTATTAATCAATTAACTTATGATGCACTGACTTTGATCCCAAAAACCAGAGTTACTTTAGATGTTGCCTATTTGACTGAACAGGCACTTAATTTCTATGGTTTTAACGGTTATCAGGCTGATTATAATGTGAATTTTGAAACAACAGATCATGAAGATTATATTTCCAGAATGTATTACAGGCATGCAAGAGAACTATTCAGAATTTCTGCTGATTTTCAAGGAAATCTTAAAGGCAAAGAGTTAAGATGGTTAGCAGGGTTTGCTCATTACAGAGCATCAATTGCTACGGTAGATATAAACAAATTAAATGAAGGTAAAACGGAAGATTTATTACCGGATTCAACAGATTTATTATATGATAAATATGTAGATTGGGGAGTTATTTCTGCTGATCAAGTAACCGGTGGAAATGTAACTTATGTTAAAGCAGGTGCAGTGTATGATACAAGAGATAACGAGGCAAATCCGAATAAAGGTTTATGGTCGGAAGCATTAATTGTAACAGCACCCGGATTTATGGGAAATGATTATGATTTCACAAAATTGTTGCTCACACACAGACACTACTTAACACTATTTCCGGAAAGATTATCTTTTGCTTATCGTTTAAGTTATCAAACAAAAATCGCAGGAGAAATGCCGTTTTATATGTTGCCTTATGCAATTGATTCAAAAGCAACAAAAGACGGACTGGGAGGTTCAAAAAATATCAGAGGCGTTCTTAGAAATCGAGTTGTAGGTGACGGTGTTGCATTCGGAAATTTTGAATTACGTTCAAGATTTTTGAAAACAGTTATTTTTAATCAAAATTTTTATCTCGGATTAAATGCATTTGTTGATATGGGAATAGTAACTTCTCCTTATAAACTTGAAACTACAAATATTCCTGATTCTGATATTCAATCATTACAATATGATGACGAGAATCTTCATTTAAGTTACGGCGGGGGTATCAGATTTGTTATTAACAGCAATTTTATTATCGCAGTTGATTACGGTCTCGCAGCAAAAGCACAAGACGGAATCAGCGGTCTGTATATTGGGTTGAATTATTTATTTTGATACTTTATAATTTTCTGTTAAATTTGTTTCTGAACCATTTTAATTCAGCTATAATGATAATACAAAATAATTTGTTAAAACGAATAACTGTTAATCCTGCAATTTGTCACGGGAAACCGGCTATTCGTAATAAGCGCTATACAGTTGAAAGTATTTTAGAGTATATGGCAGGCGGTGATTCAACAGAAGATTTGTTGAAAGAGTTTACTGATTTGGAAAAGGATGATATTTTAGCTTGTTTGACTTTTGCAATGGCAATGTTAAAAGAAAAAACCGTAAATATTACCGACAATGAAGTTTATGCTTGATGCTCATATACCGCCTTCGCTTTGTTTTGTTTTCCGGGAAAAAGGTAATGAAGCCATTCATACCAAACAACTTCCGAACCAAAATGAAAGTACTGATACTGAAATAGCAACAATTGCAGAGAAGAACAATTATATAATTATAACCAAAGATACTGATTTTTATTACAGGCATATAACCAACAATAAACCTGAAAAACTACTTTTAGTAAAAACAGGTAATATGAGTACACAGAATTTAATGCAATTATTCTATAAACATTTTGATGCAATTATTAATGCATTTATAGATCATAATTTGGTAGAATTACACAAAGACAGTTTATTAAAATAAAACAGTTTCCGGATTGTTAAAATACAACAATGCAACAATGTAACAATATATATGTATATGTTGTAAAATATGTTTGTACAAAAAAATATTTCTGTTAATTTTACCTGAAATTAATAAATTAATGTTTTGTAAAATAAAAATATAATTATGGAAAGAATAACTGTAATTGGAGCAGGTAATGTTGGTGCAACATGTGCTAACGTAATAGCTCAAAGAGATTTAGCAAGAGAAGTCGTGTTACTTGATATTAAAAAAGGAGTAGCCGAAGGAAAGGCACTTGATATTTGGCAAACATCGTCAATTCAACATTTTAATACACGTGTTGTCGGCGTAACTGATGATTACCTTAGAACACAAGGATCGGGAATTATTGTAATTACTTCCGGTTTACCAAGAAAACCGGGTATGTCAAGAGATGATTTAATAAAAATTAATGCCGGAATCGTTAAAACAGTTACAGAACGAGCAATAAAATATTCACCTGATGCAATTGTCATAGTTGTATCAAATCCGCTTGATGTAATGACATATGCTGCATATAAAACAGCAAAAAAACATTCAACTAAAGTTTTTGGTATGGCAGGTATTTTAGATACCGGCAGATACAGAGCATTTATTGCTAATGCTTTAAATGTTTCTCCAAAAGATATTCATGCTCTTTTAATGGGCGGACATGGTGATACAATGGTTCCGTTGCCGCGTTATACTTCTGTAAACGGTATTCCTGTTACTGAATTTCTTGCAAAAGATGAGTTAGATAAAATTGTTGAACGAACTAAAAAAGGAGGTGGTGAACTCGTAGGATTAATGGGAACTTCTGCATGGTATGCTCCCGGTGCTGCTGTTGCTCAAATGGTAGAAGCAATAGTTGATGATGAAAGAAGAATTTTCCCTGTTTGTGCTTGTTTACAAGGCGAATATGGTTTAAAAAATATTTATCTCGGCGTACCTGTGATACTCGGAAAAAACGGAATTGAAAAAATTATTGAAGTTGATTTAGATAAAGACGAAGAAAAATTACTAAAAGATTCAGCTGCTTCTGTTAAGAAAGTAATGAATGAATTAGATAAAATGAAAATTATTTAAATATTATTTATTTAAATATTGGAAGGTCTGATTTAAATCAGACCTTTTTTGTATTATAACACACTATAATACAGTTTGTTGTATGCATATACAAACAATGTCTGTTATTTATAATAATAATATGTTTATAAAATTACGAACGGTACAGGTAAATTACTTCTTTATTTAAAAAAAAACAATATATTTGCACCCCTGAAAATCAAAATTATATCAATATAAAAGAACATTAAGATATGCAAAACAAAGGTGTTATAACTTTTCTTGCCGTTTTATTAGTAGTGGCAAGTATTTATCAATTATCATTTACATTTGCGACTTGGCGAGTTAAAGAAAAAGCAAGAGAATATGCTGAAGGTGATTATGAAAAAGAACATTCTTATCTTGACTCTGTTGCAAATGAAAAAGCATACCCGTTTCCTGCGTACACATTTAAAGAATGTCAGGAAAGAGAAATGAATCTCGGTCTTGACCTGAAAGGCGGTATGAATGTTATTTTGGAAGTTTCAGTTTCTGAATTAATTGTAAGTATGGCAGATGACAATCCTGATCCTACTTTCCGTGAAGCTGTAAGAACAGCAAAACAAAGACAGACTGAAACACAAGAAGATTTTATTACATTGTTTTATGAAGCATTTAAAGAAATTGATCCGGATGCTCAACTAAATGCAATATTCGGTACATACAGCCTAAAAGACAGAATTAAATTTGAAACTTCCGATGAAGACGTTCTGAAAGTGTTAAGGGAAGAAGCCAAAGATGCAATAAATAATTCATTGAATGTTCTTCGTTCAAGAATTGATAAATTCGGCGTTGTTCAACCTTCTATTCAAAAACTTGAAGGAAATACCGGTAGAATTTTAATTGAACTTCCGGGTGTAAAAGAACCTAAAAGGGTAAGAAAACTATTGCAAGGAACAGCAAATTTACAGTTTTGGGAGACTTATAATTATCCTGAAGTTTACAGTTTTTTTATCACTGCAAATGATAAACTGAAAGAGATTAATCAAACAAACCAAAAAGATACTGTTGAAGTTGATACTGCAAAAACAGAAAGTCTTTTAAATATTCCCGACTCTGTAAAAACAGATACATCAATTGTTGAAAGTTTATTTGGTGATGACACAACTCAAACAGATGTTAATCCTCTGTCAGATAATACTAATAATGAATTATCAGAACAAGAAGGATTTGATGAATATCAAAGGGATTATCCGTTATTTGCCTTATTAGTTCCGTATTTGGATAAGAGAAATCAACCGATCAGTTCTGCTGTTGTTGGTTTTGCACATATGAAAGATACAGCAGATGTTAACAAAATTTTGAAATTAAAACCAATTAAATCAATATTTCCTAAAGAAATGGTTTTATATTGGGGTGTAAAACCTTTTGATGAAAAAGGTGAATTATTTCAACTAATTGCTTTAAAAGCTAAAAGAGCAGGGAAACCGGCATTGGAAGGAGATGTTATTGTTCAAGCCAGAGAAGAAACGAATCCTGTTTCAGGTGAATGGAATGTATCAATGTCAATGAACGGCGAAGGATCAAATAAATGGGCAATGATTACAAAAGAAAACATAGGTAAACAAATTGCCATTGTTTTAGATAATTATGTTTATTCTTTTCCTGTTGTAAATAGTGAAATTAAAGGTGGAAGTTCATCTATTTCAGGTCACTTTACTCAAGAAGAAGCAAGTGATCTTGCAAATATTTTAAAATCAGGTAAATTACAAGCACCTGCTGTAATAATTGAAGAAGAAGTTGTTGGAGCTTCTCTCGGGCAGCAAGCTGTTAATAATGGTATGAATTCATTTATTATAGCTTTTTTGATCATTCTTTTATACATGATCTTCTTTTATAAAACTGCCGGATATGTAGCTGATATTGCATTAATAACCAACATATTTTTGATTTTTGGTGTTCTTGCTTCATTGCGAGCGGTTTTAACTCTTCCCGGTATTGCCGGTATTGTATTAACAATTGGTATGTCGGTGGATGCAAATGTGCTGATCTTTGAGCGGATTAAGGAGGAAATGAAACTCGGTAAAGGGTTGAAACTTGCAATCCAAGACGGTTATAAAAATGCTTATTCGGCAATAATTGATGCGAATATTACAACATTGATAACAGCTATAGTCTTATTTGTTTTTGGTCACGGACCTATTAAAGGTTTTGCAACCACACTTATTATTGGTATTCTGACTTCATTATTTTCTGCAATTTTTATAACAAGATTGATATTTACTTCAAGATTGGCAAAGAACAAAAGTGTGCATTTCTTTACAAAAATGACAGAGAATGCTTTTAAGAATACAAAAATTAATTTTATAGGTAAAAGAAAGATAGCTTATGTAATTTCAGCTGTTATTATTGTTGTCGGTTTAGCATCATTATTTACCAGAGGTTTAAATTTGGGTGTTGATTTCAAAGGCGGAAGAATATATGTTGTGAATTTTGATAAGCCTGTTAATACAAGTGATATAGCAACAAATTTGAAAATAAGTTTTGATAATGAAGCACCTGAAGTTAAAACATACGGAAGTACAAATCAGGTTAAGATTGTAACTAAATATATGATAAACAGCACTGTCGAAAATTCCGATAATATTGCTGAACAGAAATTATTTGAAGGTTTGACAGCAGGAAAATTTTTTGATGAAGGAGTTACCCAAGATTTATTTTTGAACGGATTTTCAAAAGATGAAAACGGTAATGTTACAGTTGCAAGTGTAAATGCTGCTGCTGATGACGTTTTCGGTATTAAGAGTTCAAGAAAAGTAGGACCTACAATTGCAGATGATATTAAAAAACGTGCATTACTGGCGGTATTCTTCTCATTAATTGCAATCTTTTTGTATATATTTATAAGATTCAGAAATTGGCAATTTGGTTTGGGAGCATTAGCTGCATTAATGCATGATGTTTTACTTGTGTTAGGGTTATTCTCATTATTGTACTCAATTATGCCGTTTTCAATGGAGATTAATCAAGCATTTATTGCTGCTGTATTAATGGTTGTCGGTTACTCTGTAAATGATACAGTGGTTGTATTTGACCGTATCAGAGAATACTTAAGATTCAGTAAAACAAGAGAAAGAAAAATCGTTTATAATGATGCCCTTAACAGTACATTAAGTCGTACATTCAGTACATCATTAAGTACATTTGTCGTATTACTGGCAATCTTTATTTTCGGTGGCGAAGCAATTCAAGGATTTATTTTTGCATTAATGATCGGTATTATTGTAGGTACATATTCTTCGTTATTTATTGCAACACCGGTTGTTTATGATTCAGTAAAGAAAAAAGATATTCCTAAAGTTTCAGATAAAAAAAATCGTGAATATTTAGGTGGTAAAAAACGAAGAAAAACAGATTAAAATGTGATAGTTATTTCGTTACATGTACTAAGCAAGAATTATAATATTTTAAGCCTTGATATTTTATCAAGGCTTTTTTTATTAACTTTGAAAAAAATATGTTAAAAGATGCATAATATAATTCTCTTTATATCTCTGATTTTTGACCCGTTTAATTATTTTGTAAGAAAAGTATAATTACCCTGTTTATTATGACAAAAAAATCTGAAATAGTCAATAAAATAATAAATACCGGATATTTTGAACGCGACATTCTGTATCAATTAATGAGGAACAGAGTAGAAAAGATATTATTAGTAGCACATTTATACGATGCTTTAAGCATAGAAAGAGAAGGGCGATTGGATGATGCTGTCAGAGGAGATTATTATAAGATGAATCTTTCTTCAGCTCCGGAAATAATCAGAGCACATACTCTTGCTGATGCACAAAAAAAATTAAAAGAAGAAAACTTTGATCTTATTATTATAATGGCCGGTATTGATCGCAGAACCCCTTTAAATATTGCAAAAAAAATTAAAGAAGAGTATTCAAAGATACCGATATTTCTGTTAGTGAATAATAATACCGATATAAATTACTACAAAAAACATCAAAGAAGTCTTAAAAGTATTGATAATATATTTGTATGGAACGGCGATTCAAATATCTTTTTAACCATCGTAAAACTCCTCGAAGATAAATTAAATGTAGAGAATGATACAAAAATCGGTTTATCCAGAATTATTCTTCTGGTTGAAGATGATGAGAGATACTATTCAAGATATTTGCCGATTTTGTACAGAAGTGTGATGGAGCAAACTCAAAGGATTATTGACGATTCTTCCGGAGTTGATGATATGTATAAACTTCTTAAGATGCGTTTAAGACCAAAGATATTATTAGCTGTAAATTATAATGATGCTATAGATATTTACAATAAATACAAAGATTATATTTTAAGTGTGATTTCTGATGTAAAGTTTAAAAAGAATAATATTGTTAATAATAAAGCCGGTTTTCTTCTTGTAAAACATATCAAAACTCTTACACCCGGTATTCCCACTGCAATACAATCTTCTGATATTGAAAATAAAATTCCTGCAGAAAGAGATTGTGCTTCACGTTTTATTGACAAAAATTCTGAAACTTTGATGTTGGATATCAAAGAATTTATTATGTATAATCTGGGTTTTGGAGACTTCGTTTTCAGAAATAATAAACATACTGAAGTTGCAAGAGCTACGGATATGGATGAATTTTACAAGAAACTGCATGAAATATCTGATGAAAGCTTGTCTTATCATGCTTCAAAAAATCATTTTTCTTTATGGTTAAGAGCGAGAGGCGAAATAAAACTTGCAGAGAAAATTGAACCTCTTAAGCTGTCTGATTTCAAAAGCATTCAAGGTATCAGAGAATATTTGATAAAAACTTTTTTCAACAGTAAAATTGAACAAAATAAAGGAAGAATTATTAGTGTTGATGATAATACGGTTATTCATGA from Bacteroidales bacterium includes these protein-coding regions:
- a CDS encoding DUF5615 family PIN-like protein, which codes for MKFMLDAHIPPSLCFVFREKGNEAIHTKQLPNQNESTDTEIATIAEKNNYIIITKDTDFYYRHITNNKPEKLLLVKTGNMSTQNLMQLFYKHFDAIINAFIDHNLVELHKDSLLK
- the mdh gene encoding malate dehydrogenase — translated: MERITVIGAGNVGATCANVIAQRDLAREVVLLDIKKGVAEGKALDIWQTSSIQHFNTRVVGVTDDYLRTQGSGIIVITSGLPRKPGMSRDDLIKINAGIVKTVTERAIKYSPDAIVIVVSNPLDVMTYAAYKTAKKHSTKVFGMAGILDTGRYRAFIANALNVSPKDIHALLMGGHGDTMVPLPRYTSVNGIPVTEFLAKDELDKIVERTKKGGGELVGLMGTSAWYAPGAAVAQMVEAIVDDERRIFPVCACLQGEYGLKNIYLGVPVILGKNGIEKIIEVDLDKDEEKLLKDSAASVKKVMNELDKMKII
- a CDS encoding DUF433 domain-containing protein, which codes for MIIQNNLLKRITVNPAICHGKPAIRNKRYTVESILEYMAGGDSTEDLLKEFTDLEKDDILACLTFAMAMLKEKTVNITDNEVYA
- a CDS encoding T9SS type A sorting domain-containing protein — encoded protein: MKKGLLLSITLFISIFAFAQSKSVQRTVVLEQFTTENCGSCPYTLSAIEAHMDVNPNFVIITHHSGYGTDWLTIEESLAHREFYNAGGSTFTPAGMFDRHYNGLDNDNYQGTDPGPVFWDAPPQGTNRIDERTNIPAFVTVNIYGDHTSTSYNITVTGEFLDDFSQDIGVSLWITEDNITSETQSGASGKWTHRFTVRDAISSRLGDIITESTNTGDTFSKEYSFDVLDEWNLDELYLVAVIGNNDDNDVNNREIHNAKQIRLTDLQAVSVSEFYNRINIYPNPSDNKIIIDNAKNANIKIYDLTGKLVFSKNNINEYQSIDLSNLNKGTYFIKVNRNNTIETRKIIISR
- a CDS encoding endonuclease/exonuclease/phosphatase family protein codes for the protein MKKILKFILYIIIVVVIAFAVFLIYATIDDYKPDEKTTVFESDKPELLSDSSQISLMVWNIGYCGLNKEMDFFYDGGENVRPSEENVKKNLQGVKQFIQADENIDFILFQEVDKDAKRSYHYNQYDTIANMLPERNCTYGKNYDVFFVPQPITDPMGSVNSGLMTVSKYVPAGSIRYSFPGNYSWPLGLFFLDRCFLVNSYNLSNDKKLLIINTHNSAYDDGSLKEQQMEYLKTFLTEEYNKGNYIIVGGDWNQCPPGFKPNFKDNIMDNETRTNIDEDYLEDWHWLYDNKLPTNRRVATPYIKGKTLTTVIDFYLLSPNIEAVSVNNIDVGFEYSDHQPVKAVVKLK
- the secDF gene encoding protein translocase subunit SecDF, with amino-acid sequence MQNKGVITFLAVLLVVASIYQLSFTFATWRVKEKAREYAEGDYEKEHSYLDSVANEKAYPFPAYTFKECQEREMNLGLDLKGGMNVILEVSVSELIVSMADDNPDPTFREAVRTAKQRQTETQEDFITLFYEAFKEIDPDAQLNAIFGTYSLKDRIKFETSDEDVLKVLREEAKDAINNSLNVLRSRIDKFGVVQPSIQKLEGNTGRILIELPGVKEPKRVRKLLQGTANLQFWETYNYPEVYSFFITANDKLKEINQTNQKDTVEVDTAKTESLLNIPDSVKTDTSIVESLFGDDTTQTDVNPLSDNTNNELSEQEGFDEYQRDYPLFALLVPYLDKRNQPISSAVVGFAHMKDTADVNKILKLKPIKSIFPKEMVLYWGVKPFDEKGELFQLIALKAKRAGKPALEGDVIVQAREETNPVSGEWNVSMSMNGEGSNKWAMITKENIGKQIAIVLDNYVYSFPVVNSEIKGGSSSISGHFTQEEASDLANILKSGKLQAPAVIIEEEVVGASLGQQAVNNGMNSFIIAFLIILLYMIFFYKTAGYVADIALITNIFLIFGVLASLRAVLTLPGIAGIVLTIGMSVDANVLIFERIKEEMKLGKGLKLAIQDGYKNAYSAIIDANITTLITAIVLFVFGHGPIKGFATTLIIGILTSLFSAIFITRLIFTSRLAKNKSVHFFTKMTENAFKNTKINFIGKRKIAYVISAVIIVVGLASLFTRGLNLGVDFKGGRIYVVNFDKPVNTSDIATNLKISFDNEAPEVKTYGSTNQVKIVTKYMINSTVENSDNIAEQKLFEGLTAGKFFDEGVTQDLFLNGFSKDENGNVTVASVNAAADDVFGIKSSRKVGPTIADDIKKRALLAVFFSLIAIFLYIFIRFRNWQFGLGALAALMHDVLLVLGLFSLLYSIMPFSMEINQAFIAAVLMVVGYSVNDTVVVFDRIREYLRFSKTRERKIVYNDALNSTLSRTFSTSLSTFVVLLAIFIFGGEAIQGFIFALMIGIIVGTYSSLFIATPVVYDSVKKKDIPKVSDKKNREYLGGKKRRKTD
- a CDS encoding outer membrane protein assembly factor; translation: MKKLILLISALFILTGLFAQEDDDEKKEKVKTGFSMGGVPVVAYDADTGFKYGGLVNFYHYGDGSNYPNYDHSLYLEWSRTTKGSGINQLTYDALTLIPKTRVTLDVAYLTEQALNFYGFNGYQADYNVNFETTDHEDYISRMYYRHARELFRISADFQGNLKGKELRWLAGFAHYRASIATVDINKLNEGKTEDLLPDSTDLLYDKYVDWGVISADQVTGGNVTYVKAGAVYDTRDNEANPNKGLWSEALIVTAPGFMGNDYDFTKLLLTHRHYLTLFPERLSFAYRLSYQTKIAGEMPFYMLPYAIDSKATKDGLGGSKNIRGVLRNRVVGDGVAFGNFELRSRFLKTVIFNQNFYLGLNAFVDMGIVTSPYKLETTNIPDSDIQSLQYDDENLHLSYGGGIRFVINSNFIIAVDYGLAAKAQDGISGLYIGLNYLF